The DNA sequence ATCTGAGTTTAAGGAAGTGAAAATAGAAGCTTCTTTAAGTTCTGGACATGGGAATCTTGATGAGATGAAGGATAGTTTTGAGGAGAACTGCAATCAAAGGCAGGATAGTGTGCCTGCCCCTTATAATGAGCCTGCTGGTTTAGCTAAGCAAGAAAGCATCAAACTTGAGAAAGAAATTGATCCAGCTAAACAAGAAAATGCTATGCAGACTGTGGAAAATCCAGCTGGAACCAAGTCTGGGAAGCCTAAAATAAAGGGCGTGTCGTTGACTGAATTGTTCACTCCAGAGCAAGTTAGGGCACACATTACAGGTCTCAGACAGTGGGTTGGCCAGGTTTGTACTCTCCTTCCAACATTTTCCCTCATGGTTGATTCTGTTTGTTTCATTATTGTACACAAATGTGTATAAGCATATTAAGGAATAAGGACACAACTGAAACATTAAAGAACGTATTTTGCTTTAGAACATGTTTAATTTGGTCAAGCATATTAAATTGATTTATAGAAGAAACAGGCACCAAGTAGAAGAGGATAAGGTACCCTAATTAATGTTAGTACTTCTTCATCTTGACATATTTTCATGAATAGATCTTCTACATGGTTCTTATTTTTGGCAAAGATACTACTACATATTAATTGTTTTACTCATGCTTGATCCCTTGCCTGGCTTCGTTTTGGTGTTTGTCTTCAACTTTTCTGTGCATTGCAATCATCTTTTAGATTGGTCTCCTATGTTcatgatattttttttctacTGGTTAATGTAATTTATTagcttatttcctttttttttttttttttggggggggggttTGGGGTTACAGAATTGGTAGTGTTAAGTGATTTTCCACTGATCCAAAAAATGTAAACCCAGTGTGTTGGCAAACAATAGTTTCATTCTCACAGTCGCCCTCACGACCATTAGCTCCTAACTTGTGGAATGCAGCTTATTTTGATAGGATGTAGCGGCAGGCATTCGAGCTCAAGGTCTTATGTTTTATGCCTTAATAAAAACATATTTACTAACATGGATGGGAGAACAActaaattattttttgtttgaaactACATTGGAGTTGAGGAATTTATTGCATGTTAATTTAGCTTTGTGGTTCGGCAGCTGATGGGTAATGATACAAAGTAATGTCTCTGAAAGTTCTCTTGTTGTTGGCTTTATCATTTTTTGCATGTACCATTTATGAGAACTTGTAGTTTCTGTTTCAAACTCCATCAGAtgctgatttatttattttttatttattttttttatttgtacaGAGCAAAGCAAAGGCAGAGAAGAACCAAGCAATGGAACATGCAATGAGTGAGAACTCCTGTCAGTTGTGTGCAGTAGAGAAGCTTACGTTTGAACCACCGCCTATGTATTGTACACCTTGTGGTGCTCGTATAAAGCGCAATTCTATGTATTATACAATGGGGGCTGGTGACACACGGCATTATTTTTGTATTCCATGCTATAATGAGGCTCGTGGAGATACAATAATTGTTGATGGGACAGCCATTCCAAAGGCAAGgctagagaagaagaaaaatgatgagGAAACAGAAGAATGGGTATGCGTTATCCGTAACTTATTTCTTGGCTCGTAGTCTGATTCTAGACAGTTATTCTTATGTTTTTCATGTCTAAATTTTATTATAGTGGGTCCAATGTGACAAGTGTGAAGCTTGGCAACATCAAATCTGTGCTTTGTTCAATGGCCGAAGAAATGATGGTGGACAAGCTGAGTACACTTGCCCTAATTGCTATATACATGAGGTTGAAAGGGGAGAGCGTAAGCCATTACCGCAGAGTGCTGTTTTGGGGGCCAAAGATTTGCCAAGGACAATACTCAGCGACCACATAGAGCAACGGTTATTTAAGAAACTAAAGGTGGAAAGACTAGAGAGGGCGAGACAGCAGGGAAAAAGTTATGATGAGGTGAGATATTATATTATGTTACAGAAAATGCTATGGGATATGATGctctatttgtttttcttctgccCTAAATCTATACCTGTTTTTGAAATAATGAGTTAAAGGTCTTTccactaaaaaaataaataataagattGTTGAAAAAAAGAGAATTACTGTTTTATAGGTCAGAACTAGTCAAGACATTTTCTCCTTTATAGATGGAGACTTGACCAATTAGGAGGTTGGTCTTAATAACTTTTGAAGATTGAATACATCTCTGTCTCTGTTTTGGTTATATCTGCTCTGCATGGTCTGCTTCAATTTATTGTTCCTTCTGCCTGGATGTTGTGATTGACTAATTCTTTTTTTACTGTTGCTACTAGGTTCCTGGAGCAGAATCACTTGTAATTAGAGTTGTGTCATCTGTCGACAAAAAATTGGAAGTAAAGCAGCGGTTTTTAGAAATATTTCAGGAAGACAATTATCCCACGGAGTTCCCATATAAATCTAAGGTCTGGAAGATATCCATGGCTTAACAGGCTTGACTGAAATTGAAATACACTTAAATAGTTATACCATAGCAGGGGTGGTTGTAGTATGCTAACAAAACACTTTTCCTTCTAGGTTGTATTGCTGTTCCAGAAAATTGAAGGTGTAGAAGTATGCTTATTCGGCATGTATGTTCAAGAATTTGGAGCCGAATGTCAATTTCCAAATCAGCGCCGTGTTTATCTATCGTATTTGGATTCTGTTAAGTATTTTAGGCCTGAGGTTAAGGCGGTGACTGGAGAAGCTCTCCGCACATATGTTTACCATGAAATTCTAGTGAGTCTGATCTTGTTCTTCATCATCTCTTTGCAATCTTTATTTTATTATCTTCTCTTGGAGCAATTGTCTAAGCCTTTGATTCCATTCCCAGATTGGATACCTCGAATATTGCAAGCTACGTGGGTTTACAAGCTGCTATATTTGGGCATGTCCTCCATTGAAGGGTGAAGATTATATTTTATATTGTCATCCGGAAATTCAGAAAACACCGAAATCTGATAAGCTTCGTGAATGGTTGGTCTGATGAATTTTGTGAATTGTATACAGTTCGCTTCAAGCATCTGGTTTcttacttttttgtttttttgttttttccaacCTGTTTTGTTTCAGGTATTTGGCAATGCTTAGGAAAGCCTCTAAGGAAAACATCGTAGTCGAGCTCACTAATTTATACGATCATTTCTTTGTAACTAATGGTGAAGGCAAGGCTAAGGTCACTGCAGCTAGGCTGCCCTACTTTGATGGTGACTACTGGCCCGGTGCTGCTGAGGATCTCATTTATCAAATGCGTCAAGATGAGGATGGGAGAAAACAGAATAAGAAAGGATCAACCAAAAAGACAATAACAAAAAGGGCTCTAAAAGCATCTGGGCAGACTGATCTCTCTGGTAACGCGTCAAAGGACCTGCTCCTAATGCACAAAGTAAATACTTATTCTCTAATCCAATAAGTTGTTCCACTGTATGTGGCTCTTGCTATTAGTTAGTGTATTATATTAGATTTATGGTATTGATTATTTTGCTTTAAAAGTGATTTTATTAGATGTAATGTCCCTTCTGTTCAATTACTATAAAATGTTGGCTGTTgtctgtttttccttttcttttgctgACGTGTGTGCGCATTTCCCAGCTTGGTGAAACTATTAGCCCGATGAAGGAAGATTTCATCATGGTTCATTTGCAGCACGCATGCTCTCACTGCTGTGTACTAATGGTATCTGGAAAACGTTGGGCTTGCAATCAATGCAGATATTTTCAGCTATGTGATAAGTAAGAATTCTGAATCTTGCATTGTTGCTTTATGTTTGTATCAATCAGTTTATCCTAGTACCCTGCGTCTTTCTTCTCATGTATGATGGGATAGTGTTTATAATCTGCTTAGGTTGTTTTAATAGTTTATACTTCTCGTCCATCATTGTAATGGCTTCTTTTCTCAGTAAAATTTTTGCTTCCTATAAAAAAGGAAATGTGTAGAAGAATGGTTGAGGCCCTGGTATTATTAATTACTGGGATCATGCTTTTGTTGGAATTCACAAACATGCTTGATTtggaacaaatttttttttcttttttacttttcgTCCGCCCATTAAAGACTTGTCTTTTTTTGTTACTTACATCATATGTTCCCCAGGTGTTATGAAGCAGAGCAGAAACGGGAAGAAAGGGAGAGACACCCTATCAATATGAGGGATAAACATGACTTCCGTCCTGTATGTGAATTGTACTTGTATAGTTCTTATGTGAATCTTCCTTATTTATTCCGTTCTTGATGCTCAATGCTGTTGTGATTCTGTACTGCAGTTTGACATCACTGATGTACCAGTGGATACGAAGGACAGAGATGAGATTCTTGAGAGCGAATTCTTTGACACTAGACAGGCGTTTCTGAGTCTTTGTCAAGGGAATCATTATCAGTATGATACTTTACGGAGGGCTAAACATTCCTCTATGATGGTCCTTTACCATCTTCATAATCCAACGGCTCCTGCATTTGTGACAACATGCAATATATGTCATCTCGACATTGAAGCAGGTCAAGGTTGGCGTTGTGAAGTTTGCCCTGAATATGATGTGTGCAATAGTTGTTATCAGAAGGATGGTGGTGTCGATCATCATCATAAATTGACAAATCATCCATCCATTGCTGACCGTGATGCACAAAACAAGGAAGCTAGGCAAATGCGAGTTGTACAGGTACTTTATATTTCTGTTACATGTTATTGGAAGTGGTCATAGTGATACCCAAATAGAGAATTTGCTTCTGAAATATTGAGATTACATGTAGTTAGGATTAATGTTAGATTAATGCATTTTGTTTGCATGTGTGATTTCTGTGACAACAAATATATTACGAGGGAAAAGAGCAAGTGCATATAGTTGTAGGTCTCGGTGAAACCAATCCGGAAGAAACAAGTCTTGAGAACATGCTTTCCTCAGTATTCACTTACATTTTcagatttaattaattattgaTGATCGTGGGTgctaatttatttttaatatttttaaattatatCTTTATTGTTGATTAATCAGTCTGAAATGGACTTATAATCTAGGGAAGGGCTTGGAATTATCCTAGATTGGTCAAATTGCTATAACtaacatttattttatttttcacttttgcAGCTTAGGAGAATGCTTGATCTTCTAGTGCACGCATCACAATGTCGTTCTGCACAATGTATGTACCCCAATTGTCGCAAGGTCAAGGGACTTTTTCGCCATGGAATTCAATGTAAAGTTCGTGCATCTGGAGGTTGTGTTCTTTGTAAGAAAATGTGGTATCTCCTGCAACTTCATGCTCGAGCTTGCAAAGTATCTGAGTGCCATGTGCCTCGTTGCAGGTTTGTCAATAATTTACTTTATGATGAGTATTAAAGTTACCTTCTCTTGATAATCTCTCTTCCCTTTTGGATTTTATAATAGATTGTAATTATGAATGTATGTTTTCTCAGAGATCTAAAAGAACATTTGAGGAGGCTGCAGCAACAGTCTGATTCAAGGCGAAGAGCTGCCGTGATGGAGATGATGAGACAGAGAGCTGCCGAGATAAACAATTCTGGGTAATAAAATTGTAAATATAAGATTGGAAAGTCTtggaggaaagaaaaaaaaaaaaattcggatGGGGACAGTAATTTTCTGCTGCTTGGAAGGGGAGACACCCGAAGGAGCGCTCATAGAAGACTAAAGGGGAGCATTTTACCATACAGCATATTGGTTTATATTCACTTTTAGGGAACAATTCTTTGGTTCTTATCTCCTTGACTCAATCGTCCCCAAGAGAAGACATGCAAAAATGATCAACTCGAGCTTGCCGTCTTCCACAGCTGCAAGCAATGCCCCGTTGACGTGGAAGTTATCTGTTTTCCTCAGTCTGGCCCAGTTCGGCGATTCTTTGATTTTATCCTCTTGTAGTTTATCAAATGCCATTTGGCAAATGTACTATATCATACTTCTTACAAAGAAATGTGGAAGGGAGGTTAGTTTAAGATCAATCTCTTTCATCTACCCTCCCCTTTTGTAGTTGTGTTCTTAATTGAAGGAATAAGTAGCTTCGTTTAAACTGCCTCAATTAGTTCTCATTGACGTTCAATCTCATGTTAATATATATAGTCCACAGTATTTCCATATCAATTGGCTGGAAAGccttgactctctctctctctctctctcattgccATTGGATCTGATTTGTACAATTCCAAACCACTTATTGTGGGTTTTGTATTTAGCCTGAGAaagaaattaaaggaaaaagcAAGCGCTACGTGGCTCGTTCCGTCTCAGGGACCCTTTCCCTTGTTTCAAACCTCAAATTGTGTCCTTGTGGATGTGGTATGTGCTGGAAGAAAAGAACTCCATCCCTGTCTCTGTCTTTGATGTGTGACCTACACCAACCATTCATCTTTGCTTTACCATTTTGATTTACTGATATCAAATTTCAAAGACACCAATTATCCAAATCCAAAAATAGAATATACTGATACACAAACGGCTTTGTTCAGTTGGGCTTGAATTCTTGGCGGTAATATCACACCATGACTACTGCCGCTAGAGCCATTAGTAGCAACAGCTTGAGCAATAGTCCTAACCATTACCAGTGGTGCAGTCAGACATCTTGGAGATCCATTGCGCTGCCAATCCCGAAACCCAGTTGCCAGAACTTGACAATCGCCACCAGGAACCGATCATCGTCCGTGATTCCTAGAGCCTCTGGGGATTCCTCACCGGAGCCGGAAAATGAAGGAAGCAAGAATATCAAGACCAAGACCAAGACCAAAACAGTTGGTGGAACTAGTCCTGCTTCTGATGAGAAGAAGAGTGAGGTTGTTAGTGAAGTGCTGACAGAGAAAgagcagaagcagaagcagcagAGGAGGCTGGAGCTGGAAGACGTGAACCCTGTTGGGCTGGGTCGGAGATCACGCCAGTTGTTTGATGAAGTGTGGCGCAAGTTTTCTGGGCTGGGGCAGATCTCAAGGACTAGCTTACCCGATGAAAGAGACGCCCTTGATGCCCTTCTCATCAGGGAGGGTCCCATGTGCGAGTTTGTTATTCCCGGAGCCCAAAACACCACGGTTTTGGTAGTCGGAGCTACGTCTAAGATCGGCCGGATAGTTGTCCGCAAGCTTATGCTCAGAGGCTACACGGTTAaggtatgtattttttttttatccattTGCGGGTTTTGTGTAGGTTATTTGCATTTAGCTTCTGTGTGTAATGAGTTGGGTGTTTGGGAAATGATGAATTAGGCTCTGGTGAGGAAGGCGGATCAGGAAGTGGTGGACATGTTGCCGAGGTCGGTGGAGATTGTGATTGGGGATGTGGGTGAGCCGGATAGTCTAAGAGCCGCCGTACAGGGCTGCAACAAGATCATATACTGTGCAACTGCACGGTCTACGATTAGTGGAGACCTCTACAGGGTTGATAATAGAGGAGTCTACAACCTCACCAAAGCATTTCAGGTATAACCCATTTCCTTGAAATACTTCTATTAAACAGCAAAGATTGGAACTTCATGTGTCACTGTTACTGTTAGGTTGGTCATTGTCTGTGTCACATGTGTGAGCTGATGATGTGAATTAGGGAGTTGTTTGTGAAGCTGATGACTTTATGAAGTGCAGGACTATAACAACAAACTTGCGCAATTACGAGCAGGAAAAAGTAGCAAAAGCAAGCTCACGCTTGCTAAGTTCAAGAATCCGGAGTCAGTAAATGGATGGGAAGTTTATAAGGGGACTTATTTCCAGGATGTGGTTGCTTCCAAGTATGATGGAGGCATGGATGCTAAATTCGAATTCACTTTTACTGGAGATGCCGTTTTCTCAGGTAACAAAGCTCTAGTGGGATTTCGTATCTGACATAAATTATGTGTATCATGACTATTCAATTGCCTACAGATACTTACTATGCGTTTGGAATCTCTTTCTTGCTCCATTCTAGGATATGTTTTCACTAGGGGAGGGTATGTTGAACTATCAACAAAGCTTTCACTTCCTTTGGGAAGCACTCTTGACAGGTATGCTGTTGTTGCATTCTCAATGTCATAAAGAAGCTAGCAATGATAGGTACTATATAGTAACATGATTACTGAACTGCAAAGGCTTATCAAGTCTTCCCTTATCCAAAACTATAATGTATAGGTATGAAGGTCTGGTTCTTTCTGTTGGTGGGAATGGAAGGGCTTATATATTAATTCTTGAAGCTGGTCCTTTAGCAGATACATCTCAAAGTAAACTATATTTTGCAAGATTTAACACAAAAGCGGGATTTTGTAGGGTAAGCGCTCTTTCCTCTCTCTATagttgtgttttttgtgttatATTGATGATTTTCTTAATATAATCCCTAATTCTTCATATATGGAACTGGCAGGTCAGGGTACCATTTTCATCCTTCAGGCCAGTGAAACCTGATGATCCGCCATTGGATCCATTCCTTGTACATACATTAACTATACGTTTTGAGCCCAGAAGACAGGTTTGTCCATTTCCTGGATGTAAGATTAAAAAGTATATCGTGTCATATGTTTTGATGTTATCCCCTTGGTGCCTTATTAGTTGTTCCAGAACCTTTAAATAAATTTGTCATTCCTACTTGCATCTTTCGTAATGTTGGAGGGAATAATCTAagctcttttttttaaaaaattattattattattatttataaaaaaaaagaaaaaaaagacgtTTTGAACTGAATCTCTTATTACAATCCACTAGTTTAcatgacataattttttttcttccattatTTTGATGAAATGCATTTATACAAATCCTTGATGAATCCACGTATTATTCTGGGCACAGAAAGCTGTTGAAGCACGCCCAGGAGAGAAGCAAGACCCCAGAAGCTTTAAGCTTATATTGGAGTACATCAAAGCTTTACCtgtaaggtttttttttttcttcatttcgaGTCCATTTATGTTCAAATGATCtgcttctctctcaaccctttcATAATATCTGGTGACAATAGCATATAGAGATAACTTATAGTCACTTGAGTATCCATGAGAATTGAGATATCTTCTGAGGTTCCTGGTTTTCACAATTCCATCATAGAAGCTATTGCTTTGAAGATTATGTAACTGAGTGTAAAGTCTAGATAATGAGAAGGAACAGTGTGTACATTTCCGGCAATCTATGAATACTCAGTTACGTACGAAACTGCCTAGATATAGAGAATAAGTACTATTTTTTTACATGTTTGCAGGCCGGTCAAGAAACTGACTTCATTCTAGTTTCATGTACGGGATCAGGAATAGAACCTAACAGAAGGGAGCAAGTTCTTAAAGCCAAGAGGGTtggttctttttatttttcctacTTTGCGATTTtcacttttgagttttgactgtTTGAAAAGTTTCTTTTCATGTCTTTTTTGTGTGTAAATATTTCAACATTGCTAATGCTtttattgttgaaatttctcCAGGCTGGGGAAGATTCATTGCGAAGATCAGGAGTTGGATACACAATTATTCGACCTGGTCCCCTAAAGGTGGAGTTCTTATACTAAAATTCATAACATATATTGGCTTATCTAGGAATTTGAATACCTTTAAGAAAATAGCATTATAATCATGACTTGGAGTATATTAAAATCTAATATCGTCAAATCCTTTTCCCATgatttgttcaaaaaaaaaaaaaaaaatcccatgcAAGCTGCACTTGAGCTTTGCAAAGTTACAAATTAGGAATTAGATACTTTAAAAATTGATGTGCAAAACTAACTTtagtaaaataaaattaagtgtgaagttttttttttgtgtttatctTAATGATAGTGGCTTCTGCTTTTGTATTTATTGTAGTATTGTTTGATTGCAATTTGCAAAACTACACATCTAGCTTcagttaagagcatatttgtcaTTTTGTGGCAAAACAGAAGTGGCATAGTTCTGCATGGAGTTTCCATTCCATGTGATGGAAACCTAGACTACTTACTAACGTCTAGTTTATACAGGAAGAACCTGGCGGACAACGTGCTCTCATATTTGATCAAGGAAACAGGATTTCTCAGGTGAGAATGAACTTCCAGTATAGAGAAAAGATTTAACTTTTGGCTGATAATTAACATCAGCGAACTTCAAATCTCAACTACCATCTCTGAATTTAGGGGATCAGCTGTGCTGATGTAgctgatatctgtgtgaaagcATTGCATGATTCAACCGCAAGGAACAAAAGCTTTGATGTGAGTAGCCGTCTCTTTGCCATTATATTACTTTCAAGTGACAAAATGCTAAAGTGATTTTGAATTTGTCCAGGTATGTTATGAATATGTGGCTGATCAAGGGAAGGAACTCTATGAGCTGGTAAGGACTTAGGAAAATCGAGATGTAGTTTCTctatttcaaaaacaaaaactcctCTTTTTCATGTATAAGCTTGTAACCACTTGGAACTACATGCCTATTCTTCTGCAGGTTGCACATTTGCCGGACAAAGCCAATAATTATCTGACTCCAGCACTATCAGCTCTAGAGAAGAACACCTGAGAATCCCCAGCATGGTCAATCTATATTCGTAAAATGAGAATACAATTGTAAAGATACATATGGAGCTACATATGATCTGGTATGGATGATCGACATACCTGATCATCCTATAGCTCATGTCAACTTATTCTTGCTGTAAATTCATGTGTAGATGCCTGAAGGGTATGCATTTTCTTCGTCATGAATCAGGTCAAAGTGTAAATATCAAGCACTACAATTGCATGCTTACAAGGCTTTGTTTCTGATCGAGAGTGACAACACCAAGATGGGCGGAAAGAAATTAAGGAAGTTAGTCTTAATTGATTCTTGTAAAAGTTACATTCTTATGATATACCAGGCAGCTGGCAATTAATGATCAAATAATCCTCAAGCAAATGTGCATCTTCTGTTAAAAAGATAATGTGCGATTCAGAAGATGTCCTACTGTTTCGATAAACATTGAGAATGCTGAGAGGATGAGTATAACTTGGTAGAAAGAAAAACCTTCATCAGATGCAAAGCGCTCAAGATAAGTACCCGAATATGTGCCATCACCCGGTATTAAAAGTCGTTATTGACAGTGGCTGAAACCAAAACTTTGAAGTAGGTGTAACTGTTGCTTTAACCGTCAAATCATATTGTTACTTTAGAGAATCTTTACCAAAATTCCAAATTGGAACTCAGGCATCAGGATGTTCTCCTGAAGTGCAAACTTGTATTCAATATGTTTTAAGGGCACCAGAGTTGACACGTAGCTGAGCAAAAAGAAGCAATTCTTGGCCAAGGACCCCATATCACATATGAAGGGATAAGGAAAAATCTGAGAGAACTCGGGAGGTTTTCCTTTGCTAGAAATGAACCTACCAAAACTGAGTTTCAGAATCATACAGCAAAAGAATGCTAATTTATGGCTCAACTACTCCAATTCTACTTAATACAATCAACACCAACAACAAGAAGGCTAATGGCATCATCATCAGAAGCACTTCCCAGTTTGCAAGAGCAAGCAGAAGTTGCATTGTAGCAACTGCAGGGTTGCTTGCAACTGCTGCAGTGTTAGCTTCAGCTGCATCAATAGGTCTTGCAATCGAGTCCCCTGAACAAGGTGATACTCTAGCCAACATACCGCAGACGCTATCCGGTGAGTGCATTTTACCCAAGGATTGCAAGAAAGCTCGGATTCAAAAGCCGAAATCAAGAAAAGCGGAGTCTTGCACAATCAAGTGTGTAACTACTTGTATCAGGGGCGGCGAGGGATCACCCGGTGAAGGCCCCTTCAATGTCAGAAGGTACACATTCCTAGTTGGTTCACAAATCCTATGAGCCAACTTATATTTTTTAAATGCCTTGTGATACTAATGCAAAATGTTAACTATGGCAATATGGCATTGTACAATACCATCATTCTATGTAAACTTGTGCTTGCATCGTCTCATTTGATATGAGTACAATTTTGACCTTGCTTTACTCAAATTCTTAAGAATTAAGAGTATGGTTTTCATTTTTTGGTGCAGACCTATAGTTGTTTTCAAGCAAGGCTTCCGAAGCCGTCAATACTGGTACATGTCTTAAAGGGCTCTGGTTCTGCTCACCGTCAGTCTTTATTTTAGCTTACAGAAACTGTCTTCCATTTCCATTTTGGCCATTTATAGCTATGTGAGAATTGTACCTTTTCTTTTGGCAGTTTGGTGGAGTGCTCAGATATATGTAATCTGATTCGAGATGGTGACGATGGGCCTTAATTGAAACTATAAATTTTTGTAATCAGCTAGCAATTGTATAGTCCTTAGTTTTATGCTCGTTATCGAAGAAAAGATCTGTTCCTCGAGAATTTCTAGATTTTTATTCAAAGTTTAAACACTGTCAATTTACTTCTGTCACTCGTGAACCCCTTGGCTTAGGTATTAGTAGCTGATATATGCTAGTAATTTCTTGTATTGCAAGTGCTCTCAAAGATGAATTTATCATGTTGTGTTGGAATGCTACTTAGAGGCAAAGTGTGTTGAGTGTGATGGGGTAAAAGCCATATATAGTATTACATGCACCATGCACCAAGGTGTGCTATCGGTGGCCAGAAAGTTCATACCTATCCTATTTGGCTTAAAGTTGGAGTAATCTATAGCCAATAACGCCAATTAATTGAGAGAGCTAGCTTTCTTATTTAGGAAGAACTAAACAAGAGAAGAAAAACTCTTGACAGAAACAATCCTACACCAGTGGCCTATTTACCTAATCCTTGCCAAGGCACTCAATCGGACAGGAGATGGTAAAACTAAGCTGAGCATAAGTAGTAAACTTTACATTGCTCAGTACGATAACCAattcattttcagttttcaaTTCAAGTAGCTATTTAACCCAAAAGAGTAAAAAATAAGATATGGGAATATTCGTATACCATTGTGATGTCTAGAGAGGAAATAATATTACTTGCATCACTGCATCAGTATTGgccaactaattaattaatactCGGAACCATCAAAGGAAAAAAACTTCAAATTTATGTAATAAGCTAGAGAGGTGGATAGGAAAGAGAATTCAAATTTTTTATAATAAGCTAGAACGGTGCATATGCATAGGTATCGATCATTATTGGACAAAGTCAAAGCCTCGATGATTGTTTTTGATTTCCGTCtgaaaatactagatggaacCGGTGTTGATAAAATACTTTTTCTCAAGAGTTTAACCAACGAAAGTATGATGCTCGACACGAagatttgctaacgcagtgtaaacctctccactgaggaaacttcactgcgtggcttttaacgtagccaacacgaaaaatcaatccaatattaaacactagagtttacagaatacaagtagtgttgttcacaacaaacactttttcttagcaacaaatgctaacttgttttacaaccatTCTAACTCTAGATTCAACATTCCAGGCAATCAATCTTCAACCTTCCTTTCACTCAAAtgaatcactgatcttgagagtgaATATGAATGATTATGCAAAGTAACACATGAAACAATTAAAGAGGGTTTTTCGAA is a window from the Rosa chinensis cultivar Old Blush chromosome 2, RchiOBHm-V2, whole genome shotgun sequence genome containing:
- the LOC112186912 gene encoding histone acetyltransferase HAC1 isoform X2, encoding MNAQAHMSGQISGQVPNQTGSQLPVLPQHNGNAIPPQMQNVGGPPRVINTLDPELVRARHFMQEKICRVIQQRQLPQPMNERKFRDIVKRLEEGLLRSAVNKEDYMNLDTLESRLHNLIKRSPQTNQSQQYPQLVNSSSPVGTMIPTPGMSHSGNSNMMVTSSMDASMINTGGTTSIPPTTVSTGNMLPGGGLHGSMSNGYQQSPANFSIGSGGNMSSMGAQRIASQMIPTPGFNNSGNQSYMNLESSNNSAGFSTVDSSMVTQPQQQKQHIGSQNSRMLHNLGSQGSSGMRSGLQQKSYGMSNGSINGGMGMIANNLPIVNETGISDSYVTPTTYANSSKPLQQHFDPHQRPVMQGDGYGINNADSFGSGNYYGAPASGSMMNPQNLNSVSMTPISKTSSPLISNQSNMHTQQQSLHVKPQQFDQLEKMSFQNSSRDNMLQSHQHQQFQQQPNQFQQQQQLVHNQRQQKQQNQQAQHLSTNDVFVQSPMTSDLSSQAKRDNEVMHSQTEQFQMSEMHNQYHQHSAEDRLRNTQHNASGQHDLSSSSSQTSQQMQQMLHPHQLIAETRNDFSSLSVGAQSESALQGQWRPQLQDGSHRQVHMSHDQHVQEDFRQRISGQDEAQCNNLSSEGPNVSQTVASRSTSHPQNQDRFRNQQRWLLFLRHARKCPSSEGKCKESHCLTAQKLLKHIEICMSFQCAYPYCPRTKKLLHHHKSCSDSACPVCVPVKNYIQTHNKVQTRLVPESGVQNGSCKAYDSVDTSATLISKIPPVAETSEEPQPSMKRLKIEQSSQSIIPDSVSNAVTASAIKEPHVSQDTQIQDYQQSEISMPIKSEFKEVKIEASLSSGHGNLDEMKDSFEENCNQRQDSVPAPYNEPAGLAKQESIKLEKEIDPAKQENAMQTVENPAGTKSGKPKIKGVSLTELFTPEQVRAHITGLRQWVGQSKAKAEKNQAMEHAMSENSCQLCAVEKLTFEPPPMYCTPCGARIKRNSMYYTMGAGDTRHYFCIPCYNEARGDTIIVDGTAIPKARLEKKKNDEETEEWWVQCDKCEAWQHQICALFNGRRNDGGQAEYTCPNCYIHEVERGERKPLPQSAVLGAKDLPRTILSDHIEQRLFKKLKVERLERARQQGKSYDEVPGAESLVIRVVSSVDKKLEVKQRFLEIFQEDNYPTEFPYKSKVVLLFQKIEGVEVCLFGMYVQEFGAECQFPNQRRVYLSYLDSVKYFRPEVKAVTGEALRTYVYHEILIGYLEYCKLRGFTSCYIWACPPLKGEDYILYCHPEIQKTPKSDKLREWYLAMLRKASKENIVVELTNLYDHFFVTNGEGKAKVTAARLPYFDGDYWPGAAEDLIYQMRQDEDGRKQNKKGSTKKTITKRALKASGQTDLSGNASKDLLLMHKLGETISPMKEDFIMVHLQHACSHCCVLMVSGKRWACNQCRYFQLCDKCYEAEQKREERERHPINMRDKHDFRPFDITDVPVDTKDRDEILESEFFDTRQAFLSLCQGNHYQYDTLRRAKHSSMMVLYHLHNPTAPAFVTTCNICHLDIEAGQGWRCEVCPEYDVCNSCYQKDGGVDHHHKLTNHPSIADRDAQNKEARQMRVVQLRRMLDLLVHASQCRSAQCMYPNCRKVKGLFRHGIQCKVRASGGCVLCKKMWYLLQLHARACKVSECHVPRCRDLKEHLRRLQQQSDSRRRAAVMEMMRQRAAEINNSG